A portion of the Ferrovum sp. JA12 genome contains these proteins:
- the trbF gene encoding conjugal transfer protein TrbF, which translates to MRFKRPQVKYSETPEPVTPYQAAAQVWDQRIGSARVQAKNWRLMAFGCLSLALLMAGGLVWRSAQSIVTPYVVEVATGGQVRAVGEAATPYKPNDAQIAYHLARFLTDVRSLSIDPIVVRQNWLEAYDYTTDKGAATLNDYARVNDPFARIGQTSTAVEITSVVRASESSFQVRWIERSYVNGSPSGVERWTAVLSIVLQPPRTEERLRKNPLGIYVNGLSWSRELDAIEGAKKP; encoded by the coding sequence ATGCGATTCAAACGACCCCAGGTGAAGTACTCGGAAACGCCCGAGCCCGTCACCCCCTACCAGGCCGCCGCGCAGGTCTGGGACCAGCGCATCGGCAGTGCGCGCGTGCAGGCGAAGAACTGGCGGCTGATGGCCTTCGGCTGTCTGTCGCTCGCGCTGCTGATGGCGGGTGGGCTGGTGTGGCGCTCGGCGCAGTCCATCGTCACGCCTTATGTGGTCGAGGTGGCCACCGGCGGTCAGGTACGCGCGGTGGGCGAGGCCGCCACGCCATACAAGCCGAACGACGCGCAGATCGCCTACCACCTGGCGCGCTTCCTCACCGACGTGCGCTCGCTGTCGATTGATCCCATCGTGGTGCGGCAGAACTGGCTCGAAGCCTACGACTACACCACCGATAAAGGTGCGGCCACGCTGAACGACTATGCGCGCGTCAACGATCCGTTCGCGCGCATCGGCCAGACCTCGACGGCCGTCGAGATCACCAGCGTCGTGCGCGCCAGCGAATCCTCGTTCCAGGTGCGCTGGATCGAGCGCAGCTATGTGAACGGTTCGCCCTCTGGCGTCGAGCGCTGGACGGCTGTGCTGTCCATCGTACTGCAACCGCCGCGCACCGAGGAGCGACTGCGCAAGAACCCCCTAGGAATTTACGTGAACGGCCTTTCCTGGAGCCGTGAACTCGACGCGATCGAAGGAGCCAAGAAACCATGA
- a CDS encoding AlpA family phage regulatory protein, producing the protein MQLPQLVATNTLPFRRTIRRTELRQIVPLADTTIYDMERRGEFPRRFNLTARCVVWDLTEVEAWLDARRQASDSAQLKRAPSPDVRRRKRRPVKAAPVS; encoded by the coding sequence ATGCAGCTACCACAACTGGTCGCGACGAATACCTTGCCGTTCAGACGCACAATCCGCCGTACCGAGCTGCGACAGATCGTGCCGCTGGCCGATACCACGATCTATGACATGGAGCGCCGCGGAGAATTTCCGCGCCGGTTCAATCTGACCGCGCGCTGCGTGGTATGGGACTTGACGGAAGTAGAAGCCTGGCTCGACGCACGTCGGCAAGCTTCCGATAGTGCACAGTTGAAACGGGCGCCTTCACCGGACGTGCGTCGGCGCAAGCGCCGCCCCGTCAAAGCAGCGCCTGTGTCGTGA
- a CDS encoding DUF2274 domain-containing protein — protein sequence MPTSKLRLGPLPKTETVKLTVSLTVTLKADLERYAALHAQTYGEPVDAATLIPHMLESFMARDRGFRKTRAK from the coding sequence ATGCCCACCAGCAAGCTGCGGCTAGGGCCGCTACCTAAAACCGAGACTGTAAAACTCACTGTCTCACTAACGGTCACGCTCAAGGCCGATTTAGAGCGTTACGCCGCGCTGCATGCGCAGACCTACGGCGAACCGGTCGATGCCGCCACATTGATCCCGCACATGCTGGAATCATTCATGGCACGGGATCGGGGATTCAGGAAGACCAGGGCGAAGTGA
- a CDS encoding tyrosine-type recombinase/integrase, translated as MLTDTALKNLKPKDTPYKVTDRDGMYVTISTAGTVTFRYDYRINGRRETLTIGRYGPGGLSLARAREKCIDAKRAVSEGQSPAQEKQREKRRLSEAKTFQEFTDKWYEEARMADSTRSMRKSILDRDILPVFKSRLLSEISPDDLRDLCNKVKDRGAPATAIHVRDIIKQIYGFAILHGEKVANPADDVGPSSIATFVPRDRALSPTEIRVLHKELEYVASYPTIKLALRLILLTLVRKGELIHATWDEIDFENALWTIPKTRMKAGKAHNIYLSQQALDIMIALRTCAGGSKYLLPSRYDGDKCMSNATLNRVAQIVVERSKAKGLPIESFSVHDLRRTGSTILNELGFNSDWIEKCLAHEDGRSSRGVYNKAEYAEQRRHMLQEWADMIDAWVAGKSHTPTLLPPSMKVITTQALL; from the coding sequence ATGCTTACCGACACCGCACTGAAGAACCTCAAACCCAAGGACACGCCTTACAAGGTAACGGACAGGGACGGCATGTACGTCACGATCTCGACGGCGGGTACCGTCACGTTCCGCTATGACTACCGGATCAATGGCAGGCGCGAGACGCTAACGATTGGGCGCTACGGGCCGGGCGGTCTATCGCTGGCTCGGGCGCGCGAAAAGTGCATCGACGCGAAGCGAGCCGTTTCGGAAGGCCAGTCCCCGGCGCAGGAAAAGCAGCGCGAGAAACGGCGTCTGTCCGAAGCCAAAACCTTCCAGGAATTTACCGACAAATGGTATGAGGAAGCCAGGATGGCCGATAGCACCCGGTCGATGCGCAAGAGCATCCTTGACAGGGACATTCTGCCGGTGTTCAAAAGCCGTCTGCTGAGCGAGATCAGCCCCGACGATCTGCGTGACCTGTGCAACAAGGTCAAGGACAGGGGGGCGCCAGCAACGGCGATCCACGTCCGCGACATCATCAAACAAATCTACGGCTTCGCTATCCTGCACGGCGAGAAGGTGGCCAACCCTGCCGACGACGTGGGGCCATCGTCGATCGCCACCTTCGTGCCGAGAGATCGGGCGCTGTCGCCTACGGAGATACGCGTCCTGCACAAGGAGTTGGAGTACGTGGCTTCGTACCCGACCATCAAACTGGCGCTGCGGCTGATCCTGCTCACGCTGGTGCGCAAGGGCGAACTCATCCATGCGACGTGGGACGAGATCGACTTCGAGAACGCGCTGTGGACTATTCCGAAAACGCGCATGAAGGCTGGCAAGGCCCACAACATCTACCTGTCGCAGCAGGCGCTCGACATCATGATCGCGCTGCGCACCTGCGCCGGTGGCTCGAAGTACCTGCTGCCCTCGCGCTATGACGGCGACAAGTGTATGTCGAACGCCACGCTGAATCGCGTCGCGCAGATAGTCGTCGAGCGGTCGAAAGCGAAGGGTCTACCAATCGAAAGCTTCAGCGTGCATGACCTGCGCCGCACCGGTTCGACCATCCTCAACGAACTCGGTTTCAACAGCGATTGGATTGAGAAGTGCTTGGCGCACGAAGATGGCCGTTCATCACGCGGTGTCTACAACAAGGCCGAATACGCAGAGCAGCGCCGGCACATGCTGCAAGAATGGGCCGACATGATTGATGCTTGGGTGGCCGGCAAGTCACACACTCCGACGTTGCTGCCACCGTCGATGAAGGTCATCACGACACAGGCGCTGCTTTGA
- the trbJ gene encoding P-type conjugative transfer protein TrbJ, protein MNLKSSFKQKIAVLIVAGTMAVGVVQPAHAIFGVGDIVLDPSNLAQNIMTAARALEQINNQIRQIQNEAQMLTNQAKNLTGLNFSALNELRSALSATNQLIQQAQGLAFNVSQMETEFARLYPDAYTASASGSQMATDARTRWHNSLEALRTATKVQSQAVQNFASDEQTLTDLVNNSQSAVGALQATQATNQLLALQARQAIQAQQLQITQDRATALEQARQVAVQERAREVRRRFQGGGTPYTPYTVNYYGN, encoded by the coding sequence ATGAATCTCAAGTCTTCATTCAAACAAAAAATTGCCGTCCTGATTGTCGCGGGCACGATGGCTGTCGGCGTGGTGCAGCCTGCGCACGCCATTTTCGGGGTCGGAGACATCGTGCTCGATCCTTCAAATCTGGCTCAGAACATCATGACGGCCGCACGCGCGCTGGAGCAGATCAACAACCAGATCAGGCAGATCCAGAACGAAGCGCAGATGCTGACAAACCAGGCGAAAAACCTGACAGGCCTGAATTTCAGCGCGCTCAATGAACTGCGCTCGGCGCTATCCGCGACGAACCAGTTGATCCAGCAGGCACAGGGGCTGGCCTTCAACGTGTCGCAGATGGAAACCGAGTTCGCGCGGCTTTATCCCGATGCCTACACCGCCTCCGCCTCGGGTAGCCAGATGGCCACCGATGCGCGCACACGCTGGCACAACTCGTTGGAGGCGTTGCGCACCGCGACCAAGGTGCAATCGCAGGCGGTGCAGAACTTCGCGTCCGACGAGCAGACCTTGACCGACCTCGTGAACAACAGCCAGTCGGCGGTCGGCGCGTTGCAAGCCACACAGGCGACGAACCAGTTGCTGGCTTTGCAAGCCCGGCAGGCGATTCAGGCGCAACAGCTTCAGATCACGCAGGACCGTGCTACCGCCCTGGAACAGGCACGTCAAGTCGCGGTGCAGGAGCGTGCCCGTGAAGTGCGCCGCCGCTTCCAGGGCGGCGGCACGCCCTATACGCCGTACACCGTCAACTACTACGGCAATTGA
- a CDS encoding EexN family lipoprotein, producing the protein MKTLLIAAACTVLLAACGKPEPAESVESLMTSPERLKEVRAQCKADHDKAGDAQCNMAAEATRRRFMGSGTPYTPAPSAAPASAPKD; encoded by the coding sequence ATGAAAACCCTCCTCATCGCTGCCGCCTGCACCGTGCTGCTGGCCGCGTGCGGCAAACCGGAACCAGCCGAGTCCGTCGAATCGCTGATGACCAGTCCAGAACGTCTGAAGGAAGTCCGCGCGCAGTGCAAGGCCGACCACGACAAGGCGGGGGACGCCCAATGCAACATGGCCGCCGAAGCCACGCGGCGGCGCTTCATGGGCAGCGGCACGCCGTACACGCCCGCGCCATCGGCTGCACCCGCTTCTGCACCGAAAGACTGA
- the trbG gene encoding P-type conjugative transfer protein TrbG, translating into MKTKIRIYALPLILSATLVTVSGCATHGKPPPDITLDEPVAAHALPELPKPIEVVEVPKPLPLPEQLKPLASSPEDKPVAESPDEKVRVARANAEARVAPSREGYINAIQVWPYTDGALYQLYTSPERVTVITLQQGEELVTVSAGDTVRWIVGDTASGAGASLRVNILVKPTRVGLKTNLVITTNRRTYLLEMSSTPQAWMASASWDYPKDRMLALQKQAQQAQAAAPVDSGLSLEQIKFRYAITGDSPPWKPLRAFDDGERVYIQFPAGIAQGELPPLFVIGQQGDGQLVNYRFRSPYYVVDRLFGAAELRLGADKAAVVRIERTDGVGSTARRY; encoded by the coding sequence ATGAAAACCAAAATCCGTATTTACGCTTTGCCGTTGATCCTGAGCGCCACCTTGGTGACTGTCAGCGGCTGCGCCACACACGGCAAGCCGCCGCCGGACATCACGCTGGACGAACCCGTCGCGGCGCACGCGCTGCCGGAATTGCCCAAACCCATCGAGGTGGTCGAAGTGCCCAAACCACTCCCGCTGCCCGAACAGTTGAAGCCGCTGGCGAGCTCGCCAGAGGACAAGCCAGTCGCCGAATCGCCCGACGAGAAGGTTCGTGTGGCGCGCGCCAATGCCGAAGCCCGCGTGGCCCCCAGCCGCGAAGGATATATAAACGCGATCCAGGTCTGGCCCTATACGGACGGCGCGCTGTATCAGCTCTACACCAGTCCGGAGCGTGTCACTGTTATCACCTTGCAGCAGGGCGAGGAACTGGTGACGGTCTCGGCCGGCGACACCGTGCGCTGGATAGTGGGCGACACGGCCAGCGGCGCGGGTGCCAGTCTGCGTGTGAACATACTCGTGAAACCCACCCGCGTCGGCTTGAAGACAAACCTGGTCATCACCACCAACCGCCGCACCTACCTGCTCGAAATGTCGTCGACGCCGCAGGCGTGGATGGCCTCGGCTTCGTGGGATTATCCGAAAGACCGCATGCTGGCCTTGCAGAAGCAGGCGCAGCAGGCTCAGGCGGCAGCGCCAGTGGACTCAGGCTTGTCGCTGGAGCAGATCAAGTTCCGCTACGCGATCACCGGCGACAGCCCACCATGGAAACCGCTGCGCGCGTTCGATGACGGCGAGCGGGTCTATATCCAGTTCCCTGCTGGCATCGCGCAGGGCGAGCTGCCGCCGCTATTCGTGATCGGGCAGCAGGGCGATGGCCAGCTCGTGAACTACCGCTTCCGCTCGCCCTATTACGTGGTGGATCGGCTGTTTGGTGCAGCCGAGTTGCGGCTAGGTGCGGACAAGGCCGCCGTCGTTCGTATCGAACGCACCGATGGCGTTGGCAGCACGGCGCGGAGGTATTGA
- the trbL gene encoding P-type conjugative transfer protein TrbL encodes MNDLSVIDHFLDVFSHYIDSGFGLLHGEVAFLTATLVVIDMTLAGLFWAMGGEDVIGRLIKKTLYVGAFAFIIGNFNNLAGILFHSFAGLGLVASGSTLTETQFLQPGHLAKVGVDAAQPIMAQISDLTGFPEVFANLDVIAVLFLAWLMVIVSFFVLAVQLFVTLIEFKLTTLAGFVLVPFALWNKTAFLAERVLGNVVSSGIKVLVLAVIVGIGTGLFAQFQVPPGTEPSIDLALTIMLASLAMLGLGIFGPGIATGLVAGAPQLGAGAAAGTALGAAGLAVAGGAAIATGGAAVAAGARMAPGAARAAIGGAASVGRATSSMASGAKTAYQAGAAASGGGGVRAAGAGLANVAKSGAGAVGQRVAASAKAVKDRVANFVAEAAAPAAAASSTESADSTEAKPSTAEPAWAKQMRRKQQVSHAATTAAHTLRSGDHGGSGASPSLRDDSNH; translated from the coding sequence ATGAACGACCTGTCGGTCATCGACCACTTCCTTGATGTCTTCTCACACTACATCGACTCGGGTTTCGGCCTGCTGCATGGTGAGGTGGCGTTCCTCACCGCCACATTGGTGGTGATCGACATGACGCTGGCCGGGCTGTTCTGGGCCATGGGCGGCGAGGACGTGATCGGCAGGCTGATCAAGAAGACGCTCTATGTCGGCGCTTTCGCTTTCATCATCGGCAACTTCAACAACCTGGCAGGCATCCTGTTCCACTCGTTTGCCGGACTCGGACTGGTGGCGTCCGGTTCCACGCTGACAGAAACGCAGTTTCTGCAGCCGGGCCATCTGGCCAAGGTCGGCGTCGATGCGGCGCAACCGATCATGGCGCAGATCAGCGACCTGACCGGCTTCCCCGAGGTGTTCGCGAACCTCGATGTCATCGCCGTGCTGTTTCTCGCCTGGCTGATGGTGATCGTGAGCTTCTTTGTGCTCGCCGTGCAGCTCTTCGTCACGCTGATCGAATTCAAGCTGACCACGCTCGCGGGTTTCGTACTGGTGCCGTTTGCGTTGTGGAACAAGACCGCGTTCCTGGCCGAGCGGGTGCTGGGCAACGTGGTGTCATCGGGCATCAAGGTGCTGGTGCTGGCGGTGATCGTCGGCATCGGCACGGGACTGTTTGCACAGTTCCAGGTGCCGCCCGGCACTGAGCCCTCTATCGATCTGGCGCTGACCATCATGCTGGCCTCACTGGCAATGCTGGGGCTGGGGATCTTCGGGCCGGGAATTGCCACCGGACTGGTAGCCGGCGCACCTCAACTCGGAGCCGGTGCGGCGGCCGGCACGGCGTTGGGTGCTGCTGGTTTGGCTGTCGCCGGTGGTGCCGCTATCGCGACAGGTGGCGCGGCGGTAGCGGCGGGTGCGCGCATGGCGCCAGGCGCTGCGCGCGCGGCCATCGGTGGCGCTGCATCGGTCGGGCGTGCGACCAGCTCAATGGCAAGCGGCGCGAAGACCGCCTACCAGGCTGGCGCAGCCGCATCGGGTGGCGGTGGAGTTCGTGCTGCTGGCGCAGGCCTTGCCAATGTAGCCAAGAGCGGTGCCGGGGCCGTCGGCCAGCGCGTCGCCGCCAGTGCGAAAGCGGTCAAGGATCGCGTAGCCAATTTCGTCGCGGAAGCTGCTGCGCCTGCGGCGGCCGCGAGTTCTACCGAATCGGCCGATTCGACCGAAGCCAAGCCATCAACGGCAGAGCCCGCCTGGGCCAAACAAATGCGCCGCAAACAGCAGGTGAGCCATGCGGCCACGACGGCGGCGCACACCCTGCGCTCGGGCGATCACGGCGGCAGCGGGGCCAGCCCGAGCCTGCGCGACGATTCGAACCACTAA
- a CDS encoding TrbI/VirB10 family protein: MSTSATPQTPPTGTDKADPDTLALRASPRPVTRLNRRMLAVFAGALGIIILGATLWSLQPHKRERNPATELYNVDRVSRADSLDQLPKDYTKVVPMAKPVVPMLGEPLPGDLGPAIVHAQNHGNTGAYTPAQPGRIAQPGDAEDAARSSVFFRSSSATKAAPATTAAAIQPEQASGNQAFNPMAMASTQPTDPTAVQNRQDQKEAFLTNGGDTTTRNPASLQLPTSPYQVMAGTIIPAALVTGINSDLPGQVIANVTEAVYDTATGRFLLIPQGSRLIGRYDSQVAFGQRRVLLVWTRLILPDTSSISLDRLPGIDPAGYAGLEDGVDWHWDRIIAGAALSTLLGVGAELAAPNNSGSTGGVTVAVRQSAQDTVNQVGQEITKRNVSIQPTLTIRPGFPMRVMVNKDLILRPYQPLFFQRGSSQ; this comes from the coding sequence ATGAGCACGTCCGCCACACCGCAGACGCCGCCGACGGGGACAGATAAGGCCGACCCGGACACCTTGGCTCTGCGCGCTTCACCGCGTCCGGTCACGCGACTCAATCGGCGCATGCTGGCGGTGTTTGCTGGGGCGCTCGGCATCATCATCCTGGGAGCCACGCTCTGGTCCTTGCAGCCACACAAGCGCGAACGCAACCCGGCCACCGAGCTGTACAACGTGGATCGCGTCTCACGGGCCGATAGCCTCGACCAGTTGCCCAAGGACTATACCAAAGTGGTGCCAATGGCTAAGCCTGTGGTGCCGATGTTGGGTGAGCCGTTGCCGGGCGACTTGGGGCCGGCCATCGTGCATGCGCAGAACCACGGGAACACAGGCGCATACACTCCAGCGCAACCCGGCCGCATCGCTCAGCCGGGCGATGCCGAGGATGCGGCGCGTTCGTCAGTGTTCTTCCGCAGCAGTAGTGCAACAAAGGCGGCACCGGCAACCACCGCAGCCGCAATCCAGCCCGAGCAGGCATCGGGCAATCAGGCCTTCAATCCGATGGCAATGGCATCGACACAGCCAACCGATCCAACAGCTGTGCAGAACCGGCAGGATCAGAAGGAAGCGTTCCTCACGAATGGCGGCGACACCACCACCCGCAATCCGGCCAGCCTGCAATTGCCGACATCGCCCTACCAGGTGATGGCAGGCACCATCATTCCGGCGGCGCTGGTGACGGGCATCAACTCCGACCTGCCGGGACAGGTCATTGCCAATGTGACGGAGGCGGTCTACGACACGGCCACGGGTCGCTTCCTGCTGATTCCGCAGGGGTCGCGACTGATCGGCCGCTACGACAGCCAGGTGGCCTTCGGTCAGCGACGGGTACTGCTGGTGTGGACGCGCTTGATCCTGCCCGATACCTCGTCGATTTCGCTCGACCGTCTGCCCGGCATCGACCCGGCTGGTTATGCCGGGCTGGAGGATGGCGTCGATTGGCACTGGGATCGCATCATCGCCGGTGCCGCGTTGTCCACGCTGCTCGGAGTCGGTGCCGAGCTGGCAGCACCCAACAACAGCGGCAGTACCGGTGGCGTGACCGTCGCCGTTCGCCAGAGCGCGCAGGACACCGTGAACCAGGTCGGTCAGGAGATCACCAAACGCAACGTGAGTATCCAGCCGACGCTCACCATCCGGCCCGGATTCCCGATGCGGGTAATGGTGAACAAGGATCTGATCCTGCGTCCGTACCAGCCGCTGTTCTTCCAGAGGGGATCGTCGCAATGA